Proteins found in one Paraburkholderia caballeronis genomic segment:
- the pheA gene encoding prephenate dehydratase → MDDELNSKLKPLRDRIDAIDAQLIALLNQRAAVALEVGEVKKHYNAPVFRPEREMQVIARLQQMSEGPLENAHIGAIWREIMAASRSLEKTQTVAFLGPVGTYSEQAMFEYFGQSIDGLPCPSIDEVFRSVEAGAAEFGVVPVENSSEGAVSRTLDLFLQTQLQIGGELALPIHHNLLTQGGSLAGVTRVCAHPQALAQCQHWLNANAPQLERHAVSSNAEAARIAAADPAVAAIAGDRAAAHYGLQIAHALIQDDPHNRTRFVMIGKVPAGPSGYDQTSTIVSVKNEPGAMYKLLEPLARHGVSMTRFESRPARVGTWEYYFYIDFEGHRDDERVAAALDELDRKAAFLKILGSYPRAR, encoded by the coding sequence ATGGACGACGAACTCAATTCAAAACTCAAGCCGCTGCGCGATCGCATCGATGCGATCGACGCGCAACTGATCGCGCTGCTGAACCAGCGCGCGGCGGTGGCGCTGGAAGTCGGCGAGGTCAAGAAGCACTACAACGCGCCGGTGTTTCGCCCCGAGCGCGAAATGCAGGTGATCGCGCGCCTGCAGCAGATGAGCGAAGGTCCGCTTGAAAACGCGCATATCGGCGCGATCTGGCGCGAGATCATGGCCGCGAGCCGCTCGCTCGAAAAGACGCAGACCGTCGCGTTCCTCGGTCCGGTCGGCACGTACAGCGAGCAGGCGATGTTCGAATACTTCGGACAATCGATCGACGGGCTGCCGTGTCCGTCGATCGACGAAGTGTTCCGCTCGGTCGAGGCGGGCGCGGCCGAGTTCGGCGTCGTGCCGGTCGAGAATTCGAGCGAGGGCGCGGTGTCGCGCACGCTCGACCTGTTCCTGCAGACGCAGTTGCAGATCGGCGGCGAACTCGCGCTGCCGATCCATCACAACCTGCTGACGCAGGGCGGCAGCCTCGCGGGCGTCACGCGCGTGTGCGCGCATCCGCAGGCGCTCGCGCAGTGCCAGCACTGGCTGAACGCGAACGCGCCGCAACTGGAGCGCCATGCGGTGTCGAGCAACGCGGAGGCGGCGCGCATCGCGGCCGCCGATCCGGCCGTCGCCGCCATTGCCGGCGATCGCGCGGCCGCGCACTACGGGTTGCAGATCGCGCACGCGCTGATCCAGGACGATCCGCACAACCGCACGCGTTTCGTGATGATCGGCAAGGTGCCGGCCGGCCCGAGCGGCTACGACCAGACCTCGACGATCGTGTCGGTGAAAAACGAGCCGGGCGCGATGTACAAGCTGCTCGAACCGCTCGCGCGCCACGGCGTGTCGATGACGCGTTTCGAGTCGCGGCCCGCGCGGGTCGGCACGTGGGAGTATTACTTCTACATCGACTTCGAAGGCCATCGCGACGACGAACGCGTGGCCGCGGCGCTCGACGAACTCGACCGGAAAGCCGCGTTCCTGAAGATTCTCGGCTCGTATCCGCGCGCCCGCTGA
- the hisC gene encoding histidinol-phosphate transaminase: protein MTTQFGPTYVRAIAPYIAGKPISEVARQFGLDEARIVKLASNENPLGMPESAQRAIAQAASDLGRYPDSNGFELKAALAARYDVPPEWITLGNGSNDILEIAAHAFVEKGQSIVYSQYSFAVYALATQGLGGRAIVTPAVKHGHDLDAMLAAIADDTRLVFVANPNNPTGTFIDGATLEAFIAKVPRDVVVVLDEAYTEYLAADKRYDSIAWARRYPNLLVSRTFSKAYGLAGLRVGFAIAQPALTDLMNRLRQPFNVNSLAQAAAIAALGDSAFLEKSAALNAEGYRVLTGAFDRLGLEYVPSDGNFVLVRVGSDDDAGNRVNLELLKQGVIVRPVGNYGLPQWLRVTIGLPEENAAFVAALERTLAPA, encoded by the coding sequence ATGACAACGCAATTCGGCCCAACGTATGTGCGCGCGATCGCGCCTTACATCGCCGGCAAACCGATTTCCGAGGTGGCGCGCCAGTTCGGTCTCGACGAGGCGCGCATCGTGAAGCTCGCGTCGAACGAAAATCCGCTCGGGATGCCCGAGTCGGCGCAGCGCGCGATCGCGCAGGCCGCGAGCGACCTCGGCCGGTATCCGGACTCGAACGGCTTCGAGCTGAAGGCCGCGCTGGCCGCCCGCTACGACGTGCCGCCGGAGTGGATCACGCTCGGCAACGGCAGCAACGACATCCTCGAAATCGCCGCGCACGCGTTCGTCGAGAAGGGGCAGTCGATTGTCTATTCGCAGTATTCGTTCGCGGTCTACGCGCTCGCGACGCAGGGCCTCGGCGGCCGCGCGATCGTGACGCCGGCCGTGAAGCACGGCCACGATCTCGACGCGATGCTCGCGGCGATCGCTGACGACACGCGGCTCGTGTTCGTCGCGAATCCGAACAATCCGACCGGCACGTTCATCGACGGCGCGACGCTCGAAGCGTTCATCGCGAAGGTGCCGCGCGACGTGGTCGTCGTGCTCGACGAGGCGTACACCGAGTACCTCGCGGCGGACAAGCGCTACGACTCGATCGCATGGGCGCGCCGTTATCCGAACCTGCTGGTGTCGCGCACGTTCTCGAAGGCGTATGGCCTCGCCGGCCTGCGCGTCGGTTTCGCGATCGCGCAGCCGGCGTTGACCGATCTGATGAACCGGCTGCGTCAGCCGTTCAACGTGAACTCGCTCGCGCAGGCGGCGGCGATCGCGGCGCTCGGCGACAGCGCGTTCCTCGAAAAGAGCGCGGCGCTGAACGCCGAAGGCTATCGTGTACTGACCGGCGCGTTCGACCGGCTCGGCCTCGAATATGTGCCGTCGGACGGCAATTTCGTGCTGGTGCGCGTCGGCAGCGACGACGATGCGGGCAATCGCGTGAACCTCGAACTGCTGAAGCAGGGCGTGATCGTGCGGCCGGTCGGCAACTACGGCCTGCCGCAGTGGCTGCGCGTGACGATCGGCCTGCCGGAAGAGAACGCGGCGTTCGTCGCGGCGCTCGAACGCACGCTGGCGCCCGCCTGA
- a CDS encoding prephenate dehydrogenase, which translates to MSAFSFNKLVIFGVGLIGGSLALALRERGAGGTVVGVGRQAGSVERALELRVIDAAATLDDDAALAGALDRADVVLLAAPVAQTRALLERIVPFLDAATIVTDAGSTKGDVIDAARAALGARIAQFVPGHPIAGRESSGVDAALPGLYVDRNVVLCPLPENAPQSVERIAAMWRATGARVGQMPAGQHDRVFASVSHLPHVLSYALVEQILASPDAELKFSFAAGGFRDFTRIAASSPEMWRDICVANRAALLAELDAYTDVLARLRAAIDAGDGAALEAVFARSRAARTAWQERGGKPSAAADTPE; encoded by the coding sequence GTGAGCGCGTTTTCGTTCAATAAACTGGTGATTTTCGGCGTCGGCCTGATCGGCGGATCGCTCGCGCTCGCGTTGCGCGAACGGGGTGCCGGCGGGACGGTGGTCGGCGTCGGGCGTCAGGCGGGCTCGGTCGAGCGGGCGCTCGAACTGCGCGTGATCGACGCGGCCGCGACGCTCGACGACGACGCGGCGCTCGCCGGCGCGCTCGACCGCGCGGACGTCGTGCTGCTCGCCGCGCCGGTCGCGCAGACGCGCGCGCTGCTGGAGCGGATCGTTCCGTTCCTCGACGCGGCGACGATCGTCACCGACGCGGGCAGTACGAAGGGCGACGTAATCGACGCGGCGCGCGCGGCGCTCGGCGCGCGGATCGCGCAGTTCGTGCCGGGTCATCCGATCGCGGGCCGCGAGTCGAGCGGCGTCGACGCGGCGCTGCCCGGCCTGTACGTCGACCGCAACGTCGTGCTGTGCCCGTTGCCGGAAAACGCGCCGCAGTCGGTCGAGCGGATCGCCGCGATGTGGCGCGCGACCGGCGCGCGCGTCGGCCAGATGCCGGCCGGACAGCACGACCGCGTGTTCGCGTCGGTCAGCCATCTGCCGCATGTGCTGTCGTATGCGCTCGTCGAACAGATTCTCGCGTCGCCGGACGCCGAACTGAAGTTCTCGTTCGCGGCCGGCGGCTTTCGCGACTTCACGCGGATCGCCGCGTCGAGTCCGGAGATGTGGCGCGACATCTGTGTCGCGAACCGCGCGGCGCTGCTCGCGGAACTCGACGCGTACACCGACGTGCTCGCGCGGCTGCGCGCGGCGATCGACGCAGGCGACGGCGCGGCGCTCGAAGCGGTGTTCGCGCGCTCGCGCGCGGCCCGCACCGCGTGGCAGGAACGCGGCGGCAAGCCGTCCGCCGCGGCTGACACTCCCGAATAA
- the aroA gene encoding 3-phosphoshikimate 1-carboxyvinyltransferase yields the protein MEYLDLGPFSRATGTIRLPGSKSISNRVLLLAALAEGKTTITNLLDSDDTRVMLDALQTLGVKLQRDGDTCVVNGTRGAFTALRASLFLGNAGTAVRPLTAALAVNGGEYRIHGVPRMHERPIGDLVDGLRQIGAVIDYEENDGFPPLRIRPANIAVDAPIRVRGDVSSQFLTALLMTLPLVRAAGGVSVVEVDGELISKPYIDITIRLMARFGVKVERNGWHRFEVPAGVRYQSPGEIMVEGDASSASYFLAAGALGGGPVRVEGVGRASIQGDIGFADALGRMGANVTTADDWIEVRGIGNDNGRLDPIDMDFNLIPDAAMTIAVAALFADGATTLRNIGSWRVKETDRIAAMATELRKVGATVTEGDDYLIVKPPAKLTPNAAIDTYDDHRMAMCFSLVSLGGVPVRINDPKCVGKTFPDYFERFLALAQP from the coding sequence ATGGAATACCTCGATCTCGGCCCGTTCTCGCGGGCGACCGGCACGATCCGGCTGCCCGGCTCGAAGAGCATCTCGAACCGCGTGCTGCTGCTCGCGGCGCTCGCCGAAGGCAAGACCACGATCACGAACCTGCTCGACTCCGACGACACGCGCGTGATGCTCGACGCGCTGCAAACGCTCGGCGTCAAGCTGCAGCGCGACGGCGACACCTGCGTCGTGAACGGCACGCGCGGCGCGTTCACCGCGTTGCGCGCGAGCCTGTTCCTCGGCAATGCGGGCACCGCGGTGCGGCCGCTGACCGCCGCGCTCGCGGTGAACGGCGGCGAGTACCGGATACACGGCGTGCCGCGGATGCACGAGCGGCCGATCGGCGACCTCGTCGACGGGCTGCGGCAGATCGGCGCCGTGATCGACTACGAGGAGAACGACGGTTTTCCGCCGCTGCGCATCCGGCCGGCGAACATCGCGGTCGATGCGCCGATCCGCGTGCGCGGCGACGTGTCGAGCCAGTTCCTGACCGCGCTGCTGATGACGCTGCCGCTCGTGCGCGCGGCAGGCGGCGTATCGGTCGTCGAGGTGGACGGAGAACTGATCTCGAAGCCGTACATCGACATCACGATCCGGCTGATGGCGCGCTTCGGCGTGAAGGTCGAGCGCAACGGCTGGCATCGCTTCGAGGTGCCGGCGGGCGTGCGCTACCAGTCGCCGGGGGAAATCATGGTCGAAGGCGATGCGTCGTCGGCGTCGTACTTCCTCGCGGCGGGAGCGCTCGGCGGCGGGCCGGTGCGCGTCGAGGGCGTCGGGCGCGCGAGCATCCAGGGCGACATCGGCTTCGCCGACGCGCTCGGGCGGATGGGCGCGAACGTGACGACGGCTGACGACTGGATCGAGGTGCGCGGGATTGGCAACGACAACGGCAGGCTCGACCCAATCGACATGGACTTCAACCTGATTCCGGACGCGGCGATGACGATCGCGGTCGCCGCGCTGTTCGCGGACGGCGCGACGACGCTGCGCAACATCGGCAGCTGGCGCGTGAAGGAGACCGACCGGATCGCCGCGATGGCGACCGAACTGCGCAAGGTCGGCGCAACGGTGACCGAAGGCGACGACTATCTGATCGTGAAGCCGCCCGCGAAGCTCACGCCGAATGCGGCGATCGACACGTACGACGACCACCGGATGGCGATGTGCTTCTCGCTGGTGAGCCTCGGCGGCGTGCCGGTCCGCATCAACGACCCGAAATGCGTCGGCAAGACGTTCCCCGATTACTTCGAGCGCTTCCTCGCGCTCGCGCAACCCTGA
- the cmk gene encoding (d)CMP kinase, which translates to MKTTRPFIPTPVITIDGPTASGKGTVATLVAAHLGFHLLDSGALYRLAALASIRYAIAQDDADALAKLIDDLHITFREGLAQLDGADVSAEIRAEEVGNRASVIAAHPSVRAALVARQRAFRKPPGLVADGRDMGTVIFPDAVLKVFLTASVEARATRRHKQLIQKGFSANMDDLLRDLRERDARDSNRAAAPLKPAADARLLDTSALSIDQAVDQVAQWYRALPAPKVH; encoded by the coding sequence ATGAAAACGACACGACCTTTTATTCCGACCCCGGTGATCACGATCGACGGGCCGACCGCGTCCGGCAAGGGCACCGTTGCGACGCTGGTCGCCGCGCATCTCGGTTTCCACCTGCTGGACAGCGGCGCGCTGTACCGGCTCGCGGCGCTCGCGAGCATCCGCTACGCGATCGCGCAGGACGACGCCGACGCGCTCGCGAAACTGATCGACGATCTGCACATCACGTTCCGCGAGGGCCTCGCGCAACTGGACGGCGCTGACGTGTCGGCCGAAATCCGGGCCGAGGAAGTGGGCAACCGCGCGTCGGTGATCGCCGCGCATCCGTCGGTGCGCGCCGCGCTGGTTGCGCGCCAGCGGGCGTTCCGCAAGCCGCCGGGCCTCGTCGCGGACGGCCGCGACATGGGCACCGTGATCTTCCCGGACGCCGTTCTGAAGGTGTTTCTGACCGCCAGTGTCGAGGCCCGTGCGACCCGCCGGCATAAGCAATTGATACAAAAAGGTTTTTCTGCTAATATGGATGACTTGCTCCGGGATTTGCGTGAACGCGACGCGCGCGACAGTAACCGCGCGGCCGCGCCGCTCAAGCCCGCAGCGGATGCAAGGCTTCTCGATACCTCGGCATTGTCGATCGACCAGGCGGTCGATCAGGTGGCGCAGTGGTACCGGGCGCTGCCGGCCCCCAAGGTTCACTGA
- the rpsA gene encoding 30S ribosomal protein S1: MQIQIFMSDLQTSTPNTESFAALFEESLTRQDMRAGEVISAEVVRVDHNFVVVNAGLKSEAYIPLEEFLNDAGEVEVQAGDFVSVAIDALENGYGDTILSRDKAKRLASWLSLEKALDNNELVTGTITGKVKGGMTVMVNGIRAFLPGSLVDTRPVKDTTPYEGKTLEFRVIKLDRKRNNVVLSRRAVIEATQGEERAKLLETLKEGAIVEGVVKNITDYGAFVDLGGIDGLLHITDIAWRRVRHPSEVLSVGQEVTAKILKFDQEKNRVSLGIKQLGDDPWEGISRRYPSGTRLFGKVTNITDYGAFVEVESGIEGLVHVSEMDWTNKNVAPSKVVQLGDEVEVMVLEIDEDRRRISLGMKQCKPNPWDDFSRNFKKGDKISGAIKSITDFGVFIGLPGGIDGLVHLSDLSWSESGEEAVRKYKKGDEVEAVVLGIDVEKERISLGIKQLEGDPFSNFVAVNDKGSTVDGTVKSVDAKGAVITLNADVEGYLRASEIAQDRVEDARNVLKEGDKVNAMIINIDRKSRGINLSIKAKDSAEQQEALRTISSADSSSAATGTTNLGALLKAKLDGQNQ; encoded by the coding sequence ATGCAAATCCAGATTTTTATGTCCGACCTGCAAACTTCCACCCCGAATACCGAATCTTTTGCGGCTCTGTTCGAAGAGTCGCTGACCCGCCAGGACATGCGCGCCGGCGAAGTCATATCCGCTGAAGTCGTGCGCGTCGACCACAACTTCGTGGTCGTCAACGCTGGCCTGAAGTCCGAGGCCTACATCCCGCTCGAAGAGTTCCTGAACGACGCGGGCGAGGTAGAAGTGCAGGCGGGCGATTTCGTTTCCGTCGCGATCGACGCGCTGGAAAACGGCTATGGCGACACGATCCTGTCGCGCGACAAGGCGAAGCGTCTCGCTTCGTGGCTGTCGCTCGAAAAGGCGCTCGACAACAACGAACTCGTGACCGGCACGATCACGGGCAAGGTCAAGGGCGGCATGACCGTGATGGTCAACGGCATCCGCGCGTTCCTGCCGGGTTCGCTCGTCGACACGCGTCCGGTCAAGGACACGACGCCGTACGAAGGCAAGACCCTCGAATTCCGCGTCATCAAGCTCGACCGCAAGCGTAACAACGTCGTGTTGTCGCGTCGCGCCGTGATCGAAGCGACGCAGGGCGAAGAGCGCGCGAAGCTGCTCGAAACGCTGAAGGAAGGCGCGATTGTCGAAGGCGTGGTGAAGAACATCACCGACTACGGCGCGTTCGTGGACCTCGGCGGCATCGACGGCCTGCTGCACATCACCGACATCGCATGGCGTCGCGTGCGTCACCCGAGCGAAGTTCTGTCGGTTGGCCAGGAAGTCACCGCGAAGATCCTCAAGTTCGACCAGGAAAAGAACCGCGTCTCGCTCGGCATCAAGCAACTGGGCGACGATCCGTGGGAAGGCATCTCCCGCCGCTATCCGTCGGGCACGCGCCTGTTCGGCAAGGTCACGAACATCACCGACTACGGCGCGTTCGTCGAAGTGGAATCGGGCATCGAAGGCCTCGTCCACGTGTCGGAAATGGACTGGACCAACAAGAACGTTGCGCCGTCGAAGGTCGTGCAGCTCGGTGACGAAGTCGAAGTCATGGTTCTCGAAATCGACGAAGACCGCCGCCGTATCAGCCTCGGCATGAAGCAGTGCAAGCCGAACCCGTGGGACGACTTCAGCCGCAACTTCAAGAAGGGCGACAAGATCAGCGGCGCGATCAAGTCGATCACCGACTTCGGCGTGTTCATCGGCCTGCCGGGCGGCATCGACGGTCTCGTCCACCTGTCGGACCTGTCGTGGAGCGAGTCGGGCGAAGAAGCCGTTCGCAAGTACAAGAAGGGCGACGAAGTCGAGGCCGTGGTTCTGGGCATCGACGTCGAGAAGGAACGCATCTCGCTCGGCATCAAGCAGCTCGAAGGCGACCCGTTCAGCAACTTCGTTGCGGTGAACGACAAGGGCTCGACCGTCGACGGTACGGTCAAGTCGGTCGACGCGAAGGGTGCGGTGATCACGCTGAACGCCGACGTCGAAGGCTACCTGCGTGCTTCGGAAATCGCGCAAGACCGCGTGGAAGATGCCCGCAACGTGCTGAAGGAAGGCGACAAGGTCAACGCGATGATCATCAACATCGATCGCAAGTCGCGCGGCATCAACCTGTCGATCAAGGCGAAGGATTCGGCCGAGCAGCAGGAAGCGCTGCGCACCATCTCCTCCGCCGACTCCAGCTCGGCGGCGACCGGCACGACCAACCTCGGCGCGCTGCTGAAGGCCAAGCTTGACGGCCAGAACCAGTAA
- a CDS encoding integration host factor subunit beta: MTKSELVAQLATRFPQLVLKDADFAVKTMLDAMSDALAKGHRIEIRGFGSFGLNRRPSRVGRNPKSGEKVLVPEKYVPHFKPGKELRERVDRRSGEPLKPEEPDDDL, from the coding sequence ATGACCAAATCTGAATTGGTCGCGCAGCTGGCTACGCGATTTCCGCAACTTGTGCTCAAGGATGCGGATTTCGCGGTCAAGACGATGCTCGATGCGATGTCCGACGCGCTTGCGAAGGGTCACCGCATCGAAATTCGCGGTTTCGGCAGCTTCGGTCTGAACCGGCGGCCGTCTCGCGTCGGGCGCAATCCGAAGTCGGGTGAAAAGGTGCTGGTGCCTGAGAAGTACGTGCCGCACTTCAAGCCGGGCAAGGAGCTGCGCGAACGCGTGGACCGCCGCTCCGGCGAGCCGCTGAAGCCGGAAGAGCCGGACGACGATTTGTGA